Proteins from a single region of Acidimicrobiales bacterium:
- a CDS encoding NAD(P)H-dependent glycerol-3-phosphate dehydrogenase, translating to MPRAGKVAVLGAGSWGTAVATICARSAPTVLWARRPELAAEIGTRHRNAAYLPDLELPPALDATASISDAVADAGLIVMAVPSHGFRSILEQTVASVDPGVPVISLAKGLEQGSLMRMTEIAGDVLPGHPAGVLTGPNLAREVVAGQPTTSVVAIDDSELGRDVQRLMSTDTFRVYTNDDVIGCEIAGALKNVMAIAAGMSDGMGFGDNSRAALITRGLAELARLGVAMGGNPLTFAGLAGMGDLVATCISPQSRNRHVGYQLGQGRVLADVISEMNMVAEGVKTAPSVLELAGRHYVEVPIVEQVVEVLSGRKTAREIIPALMRREVKPELHGLDLQEVADRP from the coding sequence GTGCCACGGGCCGGAAAGGTGGCGGTGCTCGGCGCCGGGTCATGGGGGACGGCGGTCGCCACGATCTGCGCCCGCTCCGCCCCCACGGTGCTTTGGGCCCGCCGCCCCGAGCTGGCGGCGGAGATCGGTACCCGGCACCGCAATGCGGCGTACCTGCCCGACCTCGAGCTGCCCCCGGCCCTGGACGCCACCGCGTCGATCTCCGACGCGGTGGCGGATGCCGGGCTGATCGTGATGGCGGTGCCGTCCCACGGCTTCCGCAGCATCCTCGAGCAGACGGTTGCCTCCGTCGACCCCGGTGTCCCGGTGATCAGCCTCGCCAAGGGCCTGGAGCAGGGGTCCCTGATGCGGATGACCGAGATAGCCGGTGACGTGCTCCCGGGCCATCCCGCCGGCGTACTCACCGGTCCCAACCTGGCCCGGGAGGTGGTTGCCGGTCAGCCGACCACCAGCGTCGTCGCCATCGACGACTCGGAGCTGGGCCGGGACGTGCAGCGGCTGATGTCGACCGACACCTTCCGCGTCTACACCAACGACGACGTGATCGGCTGTGAGATCGCCGGCGCCCTCAAGAACGTGATGGCCATCGCGGCCGGGATGTCCGACGGAATGGGCTTCGGAGACAACTCCCGGGCGGCACTGATCACGCGGGGGCTGGCCGAGCTGGCCCGGCTGGGTGTGGCGATGGGTGGGAACCCTCTCACCTTCGCCGGGCTGGCCGGGATGGGTGACCTGGTGGCCACCTGCATCAGCCCCCAGAGCCGCAACCGCCACGTCGGCTACCAGCTCGGTCAGGGGCGGGTCCTCGCCGACGTGATCTCCGAGATGAACATGGTGGCCGAGGGGGTCAAGACGGCGCCGTCGGTGCTCGAGCTGGCCGGGCGCCACTACGTCGAGGTGCCGATCGTCGAGCAGGTCGTCGAGGTGCTGAGCGGTCGCAAGACGGCCCGCGAGATCATCCCCGCCCTGATGCGGCGCGAGGTCAAGCCGGAGCTGCACGGCCTGGATCTGCAGGAGGTGGCGGACCGCCCGTGA
- the cofC gene encoding 2-phospho-L-lactate guanylyltransferase: protein MKVRGGERRRVEGKALLVPIKAFTSAKIRLAPVLDRDERAQLARHLAEGVLRAAQGLTVAVVCDDTEVASWAEAHGARVIWTPARGLNAAVTEGVAVLGSSGVELVTVAHADLPLVTDLSDLARPDGVVLAADRHEDGTNVACVPAGAEFRFSYGPGSLARHVAEAGRLGLPVEVLRRDDLAWDVDVPDDLGYVAGPVGPAPA from the coding sequence GTGAAGGTTCGGGGCGGCGAACGGCGCCGCGTCGAGGGCAAGGCTCTTCTGGTCCCTATCAAAGCCTTCACGTCGGCCAAGATCCGACTGGCGCCGGTGCTCGATCGGGATGAGCGGGCGCAGCTGGCGCGTCATCTGGCCGAGGGAGTGCTGCGGGCGGCGCAGGGTCTCACCGTGGCGGTTGTCTGCGACGACACCGAGGTCGCGAGCTGGGCGGAGGCTCACGGTGCCCGGGTCATCTGGACCCCCGCCCGGGGATTGAACGCCGCTGTCACCGAGGGGGTGGCCGTGCTCGGGTCCTCCGGCGTCGAGCTGGTCACCGTGGCTCACGCCGATCTGCCGCTCGTCACCGACCTGTCGGACCTCGCCCGCCCCGACGGCGTGGTGCTGGCCGCGGACCGCCACGAGGACGGCACCAATGTCGCGTGCGTCCCGGCAGGCGCCGAGTTCCGCTTCTCCTATGGCCCGGGGTCACTGGCCCGGCACGTGGCCGAGGCCGGACGTCTCGGGCTCCCCGTCGAGGTGCTCAGGCGCGACGACCTGGCCTGGGACGTCGATGTCCCGGACGATCTCGGTTACGTGGCCGGTCCTGTCGGGCCCGCGCCGGCGTGA
- a CDS encoding PIG-L deacetylase family protein, giving the protein MALAIGAHPDDIEFGCGGTLAKWAAGGCDIHHLVCTDGSKGSWDPGEDRARLVAMRRDEQRDAARALGAGGEVVFLDWPDGELEAGLRQRWEVAFWIRRLRPDVVLGHDPWRHYRLHPDHRAAGFLATDGVVAARDPHFFPEQQIAPHRPGRMLLWEADQIDHVEDVSGFADVKIAALLAHRSQFRSTMQIGDPGSTDEREAFRERVLGRLAEHGARAGLATAEGFKLIERL; this is encoded by the coding sequence GTGGCGCTCGCCATCGGCGCCCACCCGGATGACATCGAGTTCGGGTGCGGCGGCACGCTGGCGAAGTGGGCGGCCGGCGGTTGCGACATCCACCATCTCGTCTGCACCGACGGGTCGAAGGGATCATGGGATCCGGGCGAGGACCGGGCCCGCCTGGTCGCCATGCGGCGCGACGAGCAGCGCGACGCGGCGCGTGCGCTCGGAGCCGGAGGGGAGGTGGTGTTCCTCGACTGGCCCGACGGCGAGCTGGAGGCCGGCCTCCGTCAGCGGTGGGAGGTGGCGTTCTGGATCCGCCGGCTCCGCCCTGATGTGGTGCTCGGCCACGACCCCTGGCGGCACTACCGCCTCCACCCCGACCACCGCGCCGCCGGCTTCCTGGCCACCGACGGGGTCGTGGCGGCGCGCGACCCGCACTTCTTCCCCGAGCAGCAGATCGCGCCGCACCGGCCGGGGCGGATGCTGCTGTGGGAGGCGGACCAGATCGACCACGTCGAGGACGTGTCCGGCTTCGCCGACGTCAAGATCGCCGCCCTGCTGGCCCACCGCAGCCAGTTCCGGTCGACGATGCAGATCGGCGACCCGGGCTCCACCGACGAGCGGGAGGCGTTCCGCGAGCGGGTCCTGGGGCGTCTGGCCGAGCACGGGGCCCGGGCCGGCCTGGCCACGGCGGAGGGGTTCAAGCTGATCGAACGGCTGTAG
- a CDS encoding pentapeptide repeat-containing protein, with protein MRAVVFRAGERRAVDLRAVDLRAVVFRAVDLRAGDFRAVVFRAVDLRAVVFLAVVFRAVDLRAGDLRAVDFRAVLLRAVLLRAVVFRAGERRAVLFRAVDLRAVDLRAVDFRAVLLRAVDLRAVDLRAVDLRAVDFRAVDLRAVVLRAVVLRAVVFRAVVFRAVVLRAGDLRAVVLRAVVFRAAVLRAVVLRAPAFLAVVLRAPAFLAADLREAAFLAEDRLAVDLDADVRWFSAAFNAVPGAKRTPTDRSDSSAPDEIASAGISSGWLLFTATSWRVGEVK; from the coding sequence TTGCGGGCCGTCGTCTTCCGGGCGGGCGAGCGCCGGGCCGTTGACTTACGGGCCGTTGACTTACGGGCCGTCGTCTTCCGGGCGGTCGACTTGCGGGCCGGTGACTTCCGGGCCGTCGTCTTCCGGGCGGTCGACTTGCGGGCCGTCGTCTTCCTGGCCGTGGTCTTCCGGGCGGTCGACCTGCGGGCCGGTGACTTACGGGCCGTGGACTTCCGAGCGGTGCTCTTACGGGCCGTGCTCTTGCGGGCCGTGGTCTTCCGGGCCGGCGAGCGGCGTGCAGTGCTCTTCCGGGCGGTCGACTTGCGGGCCGTGGACTTACGGGCCGTGGACTTCCGAGCGGTGCTCTTGCGGGCCGTGGACTTGCGGGCCGTCGACTTACGGGCGGTCGACTTACGGGCGGTCGACTTCCGGGCCGTGGACTTACGGGCGGTCGTCTTGCGGGCCGTGGTCTTGCGGGCCGTGGTCTTCCGGGCCGTGGTCTTCCGGGCCGTCGTCTTGCGGGCGGGAGACTTGCGAGCCGTGGTCTTACGGGCCGTCGTCTTCCGAGCCGCGGTCTTGCGAGCCGTGGTCTTGCGGGCCCCGGCCTTCCTGGCCGTTGTCTTGCGGGCCCCGGCCTTCTTGGCTGCCGACTTGCGAGAAGCCGCCTTCTTGGCCGAGGACCGTTTGGCCGTCGATTTGGACGCCGACGTCCGTTGGTTCAGCGCTGCATTCAACGCCGTGCCAGGAGCGAAGCGGACTCCTACGGACCGCTCCGACTCGTCGGCGCCCGATGAGATTGCCTCCGCGGGCATCTCATCCGGCTGGTTGTTGTTCACCGCCACCTCCTGGCGTGTTGGGGAAGTCAAATGA
- the thiC gene encoding phosphomethylpyrimidine synthase ThiC, whose product MEQRQQERRAAQPEPPSARQRTYRQGSRPDIRVPFTEVRVGDGPGATPLDPVMLYDTAGPGADAGTGLPSLRRPWVLERSDTEEYEGRRPHLRDDGRAAVRRSAVDGRPFSGPATRRPLRARTGRTVTQMHYARAGTITPEMEFVALREEADPETVRAEVARGRAIIPSNVNHPESEPMIIGRGFLVKVNANIGTSAVTSGVAEEVEKLSWATRWGADTVMDLSTGPDIHTTREWILRNSPVPIGTVPIYQALEKVDGVAADLTWEVYRDTLIEQAEQGVDYFTVHAGVRLQYVPLTVRRVTGIVSRGGSILAAWCLAHHRENFLYTHFEEICEIMAAFDVAFSLGDGLRPGSIADANDEAQLAELATLGELAEKAWRHDVQVMIEGPGHVPMHKIKENVDLQLRTCHEAPFYTLGPLTTDVAPGYDHITSAIGAAMIGMYGTAMLCYVTPKEHLGLPDRDDVKEGLIAYRIAAHAADLAKGHPGAQRWDDALSSARFEFRWEDQFNLALDPERARSFHDETLPAEPAKTAHFCSMCGPKFCSMRISHDVRRYAAEHGVNPETAIELGMKEKAAEFTTGGGEVYSRPQPRGSSPSREP is encoded by the coding sequence ATGGAACAGCGCCAACAGGAGCGCCGTGCAGCGCAGCCAGAACCGCCTTCGGCGCGGCAAAGGACCTACCGGCAGGGAAGCCGGCCGGATATCAGGGTGCCATTCACAGAGGTCCGGGTGGGGGATGGTCCCGGAGCGACGCCCCTCGATCCAGTGATGCTGTACGACACCGCGGGGCCCGGTGCCGACGCCGGAACGGGCCTTCCGTCTCTCCGCCGGCCATGGGTGCTCGAGCGGAGCGATACAGAGGAGTACGAGGGGCGCCGGCCCCATCTGCGCGACGACGGAAGGGCCGCGGTCCGCCGCTCGGCGGTGGACGGGCGCCCATTCTCCGGCCCGGCGACGCGTCGGCCGCTGCGGGCCCGGACGGGCCGGACGGTCACCCAGATGCACTACGCCCGGGCCGGGACCATCACCCCCGAGATGGAGTTCGTGGCCCTCCGCGAGGAGGCGGACCCCGAGACGGTCCGAGCCGAGGTGGCCCGGGGCCGGGCCATCATCCCCTCGAACGTGAACCACCCCGAGTCCGAGCCGATGATCATCGGCCGCGGGTTCCTCGTGAAGGTCAATGCCAACATCGGCACCTCCGCCGTCACTTCGGGCGTAGCGGAGGAGGTCGAGAAGCTGAGCTGGGCCACCCGCTGGGGAGCGGACACGGTCATGGATCTCTCCACCGGGCCGGACATCCACACCACGAGGGAGTGGATCCTGCGGAACTCCCCGGTGCCGATCGGGACGGTTCCGATCTATCAGGCCCTCGAGAAGGTCGACGGCGTGGCCGCCGATCTGACATGGGAGGTGTACAGGGACACGCTCATCGAGCAGGCCGAGCAGGGGGTGGACTACTTCACCGTCCACGCCGGGGTGCGCCTCCAGTACGTGCCGCTGACCGTCCGGAGGGTCACCGGCATCGTGAGCCGGGGAGGGTCGATCCTGGCCGCCTGGTGCCTGGCCCACCATCGGGAGAACTTCCTCTACACCCACTTCGAGGAGATCTGCGAGATCATGGCCGCCTTCGACGTGGCCTTCTCGCTGGGGGACGGCCTGCGGCCGGGCTCGATAGCCGACGCCAACGACGAGGCCCAGCTGGCGGAGCTGGCCACCCTCGGTGAGCTCGCGGAAAAGGCCTGGCGCCACGACGTCCAGGTGATGATCGAGGGTCCGGGCCACGTCCCCATGCACAAGATCAAGGAGAACGTCGACCTCCAGCTGCGGACCTGCCACGAGGCTCCCTTCTACACACTCGGGCCTCTGACGACCGACGTGGCGCCCGGCTACGACCACATCACCTCCGCCATCGGCGCCGCCATGATCGGGATGTACGGGACCGCCATGCTCTGCTACGTGACCCCCAAGGAGCACCTCGGCCTACCCGACCGGGATGACGTCAAGGAGGGCCTGATCGCCTACCGGATCGCCGCCCACGCCGCGGATCTGGCCAAGGGCCACCCCGGCGCCCAGCGATGGGACGACGCCCTCTCCAGCGCCCGCTTCGAGTTCCGGTGGGAGGACCAGTTCAACCTGGCTCTGGACCCCGAGCGGGCCCGGTCCTTCCACGACGAGACGCTGCCGGCCGAACCGGCCAAGACCGCCCATTTCTGCTCGATGTGCGGACCGAAGTTCTGCTCGATGCGGATCAGCCACGATGTCCGGCGCTACGCCGCCGAGCACGGGGTGAATCCCGAGACCGCCATCGAGCTGGGAATGAAGGAGAAAGCGGCCGAGTTCACTACGGGAGGTGGGGAGGTCTATTCACGCCCGCAGCCCCGGGGGTCCTCTCCGTCCCGAGAGCCGTAG